AACGTTGGACTTACAAAATTTTCTCGAAATACAGATTTAGCCCTTTGAATAAGCTGTCTAAGGCGAGTAAATTTGGCATATGATGTCGAAATCATAAACATAGATGATCCTTTTTTTCCATTTCGGCTAACTGTAAACGAAGCTGCATAATCAGGATGTGTGAGAGCCTGAGTCCAATCAAGATTTATGTTAACCATCTCCCCACTAGATAGAGCTTTCTTAATTCTATCCCCCAAAGATTTGCTGATAATGGCCGAAGGAATGGTGATATTCTGTGGATAATCATCATAACCATTCTCTTGTACAGGAACGCCCATAGAAATCAATGGTTCAATCCTGTCATCTGCAACAAGAATAGCTGCTGCGCCACCATACTGTGAATTCTGCCAGCACATCAAAgttctatgtatatatatatatatatatatatatatgaaaacttTTAGGTGTATAAAAacgtataacagtctactaaataatgtTAGAACAAGTTGACCTCCTCAATCAGCAAGGAGAAAGAGGGGGACGCCTCCGGGCTTGGACTTGAAGGAGATATCTCCGTCGTCATGGAAGATCTTGCATGCCTTTTGATTGGATTCGGGGTAAGCCACAGTGCCAACCATCACCATGGATCCTCCATGCTGAGGAAGCCCAAAATTTCCAATTGCACATTCTTAGACACCCTTCAAGGAGTTGGGTGAAGTCACTTTGAAGCTGTTTTCTCCACCAAAAACGTAATTGAAAGCCCCCATAGCATAAACcaaacacacaccaaaaaaactAGCTTTTTCCCGTAGCTACGTACCTCtctaattattcaaaatttgagattctcatgTTATAAAATCGTGACCGTTgttaaatttaatggtctatacTACCTCGATAATTAAAATAGACTTGTAAATTTACTATACTACCTCAATTCTTTACCGTGtaagttgttttttttggcGATTCTTTTGATCATTTGATTGAAAGAGATGACGATAATTTTTATCATTCCTCAAACCCAAACGGGCACACTACAGGATAACTACAacaatttctaaaataaaacaaaataacagcAATTAAGAATTTCACCAACACAAATTCCAATGCCCACGTAATATCcataatatcattaaaaaacacATCCTAATTTATTAAATCAAATTTCCAAGCCATCATCATCATTACTTCTTTCTTAACCCAACTTCAAAGGGGCTAGTTCCTTTAAAGAACGTTCTTTACAAAGTCGATATGGGTATCATACTCATATTACGTGGATGAGGATGTGGAAGACGTTTAGCCCAAAATGTCCAGTCAAGATTTATGGTAACCATTTCTCCACTCGAGAGAGTTTTCTTAATGCTATCCCCAAAAGATTTGCTGATAAAAGCTGTAGGGAGGGTGAGGTTCTGTCCATAATCAAAATGATCTTCAGCAATGGTGGCTATCATAATCAATGATTCAATCCAGTCATCTGCAATAAGAATAGCTGCTACTCCACCATTCTGTGCGTTCCATGCCTTCAAGGCCATGTAGCAATCTGCCAGCACATCAAAGTATTTATTAAATCAAATTTGGAGGTAATCATGGAATTGAAAGGGTGaccaaaaaaatcatatatattggaaaaaataaataaatgaaacttcaaatgacataataatCAATAAAAGACACTAATTAATTTGACCTCCTCGATCAGCAAGGAGAAAGGTGGGGAGGCCTCCGAGGTTGGACTTGAAGGAGATGTCTACGCCATCGAAGCTCTTGCATGCCTTTCGATTGGATATGGGGTAAGCCACAATGCCAACCATGGATCCTCCAAACTGAGGAACCCTAAAATTTCCAATTGCACATGGATAGACACCCTCCAACGAACTCGGTGAAGTGACTCTCAAGCTGTCTGTCTTCACCGCAAACCTTCCCTCACAAAACCCCCATAACATAAACCAAACCCACACCAAAAAACTTAGCTTTTCCCTCAGATCCTGAACCAATCTCTCTCGAACCAATCTACCAAAAGAGAAGGACACAGAAGAAGCGATAGTTAAGCTAAAGCTCTGTTCACGTCGATCTATCTAAAATTAGTGCTAGAAATAGATATTTTAAAGAATagcattattattaaaaaaaaaaaaaaaaaaaaaaaaatccaatcttgAAGCACACTGACGTAAACTTTTATTACCCCTTGCTTTTGGTTAATGGACACGatcaggaaaaaagaaaaacgcaGAAGGGACGCGTTGAAAACTCTCGTACAATTTTTTAAAGCTAATTTTAATCATAGgaccaaatatataaaaatgagtaatttctctctctctctctctctctctttctcttttgctCTTGgtggtttaagaaaataaaaaataaatacttgaaataatatttatattgtattTAAAAAGTGGtaggtaaaattaaaaaatatgtttttaattACTCTATGAAAAAGGGTTTACACATAGAGTAAtgttactttttacatcacattaatttgAAACCGGTTGGCTTGACATGTTTTAAATAacgttcattttttttaagtggttttttatgtcagtcacttaaaatatgtcacGTCAATCAGTATGAAATATGCGTTATGAATGAGTATGAAGAATAGTATTACTCCTACACAAATtcaagctttatatatatatgtccgcacaaggggagaaaaatggagaagggggattcgaattcaattagtgatctccgcttcatgagTCGTGGTTTTCAGCTGATTTagctatctcttggggaccAAGCCTCCTCTAATTTAGTCGCTTTGTGGCCTAAGATCAACAATTAGAATCAAGACCCGtagtttttattacaattctttacaaatattttagatattatagtttttactacaatttttcACAAATTGACATGATAATCTACATGGTACTACTACGTCAActacaattaaaattaattgttcaTGTGATAGGTGTCGCATGgtcttacaaattgatgtggtgACCCACATGATAATGCCATATCAGccaatcaaatttatttatttagtgatTGGTGTGACATTAAACCGAGACATTGGTTGGAAGATGAAACATTAATGGTTGTTATTTAGCcaagaaaatataatgataatagcTAAAGTCTAATATAACACATAGACATTAATTATCATGCTCGAAAGGACATGAAAacaaagttaatatatattaatgtctCTGTATTCTCCAACACTCTTGAAGGGTCATTTCTATGACTAATATCATCGTATGGTTTTGCAATTGGcggtgcaatttaaaaaataaataaattaataaataaagaaggGATTACAAGAGAGGGTCTTTTCCATTCTTAATCCCAACGACATCAATTAATTATTCTATATTTTAATGAATATTATAGTCGTAAAAGCAAGAGACTCCTTTGTATGACGAAGCATATATACAAGATTCAAGTTAATTGTGGATCCTAATTTTCTTGTCGCCAACCTCTTCCTCCATAGCATACAATAATAGTCAACCGATCATGCATTCCAAAATATATACCAaatatattatcaaaatttacatATTTCGAATCAAAACCCCAATTTCTCCACATCCAAGGATAAATATGTATTCCAAGAGAAACACACCCTGATCGATCcagataattatatattaattaagcaaATGGGATTACATGAAATGCCTGTGGTTGTGTTGATGGCGTCCATAGTCATCCCATCCAAAGCACTTGAAGACAGGGTAAAAAGCCACAAAAATGCATCTTCTAATGCCCCTGAGAAACGAAGAGGCTAGGAAGCATGGGCAGcagcaaaacattaaaaatgggTCATCATCATCGTGATATGTGCTGCCTCCATCGATATCATGACGTTGATAGTATTGATAATGAAGTGGATGCTGATCACGAACCATGTTCTTCCTTCAACTatgaaacaaaatcaacaacagCCCATCAATCAGAATCCACATTTAAGGAGACCCATTAACGATGAAAATTTGGGTTTATCACCAAGACAACTTTTTGacatattcttcttcttcttcttcttatatatatatatataactagaaTGAATGTTTGTCTCTTGAAAGTAAGCAAGAAGAGTAAAATGATAGACCACAATCGATAATCAGACCTCGTAATTCTCGTACGTAGCCAAGGTGTTGCAAGTACGAAGAGCTAGAACTTTACAAATTTGGCTGCCGGAttagagaagagaagagaattcAATAATGGCTTTTAAGCCATAATCCTCGTACGATCTTTCTCTAGGGAATCAAATTCCTCCAGAGTTAATGAACGGCGTTGTAAAAAAGCTAGCTCTATCACGTAAAAAAAGCTAAAAGAGAGAACATTTGGAATTCTGGCCTACCATTCTATTGATCCATACCGTTCATTTAATTCCAAAATGGACGGTCTGGATTCAGgccacaattaaaaaaaaaaaacaatcaaaagaaGCTTAAGATAGTTTGGACACTCGATCTTGAGGGGGTGGAGGCCATCCTAAGCCATCGGGTGCACAGCGCCACTATCCTTTAGAGTGGCCATCCCCCAACTTTAAGTTACCGACAGTTCtttccaaattaattaacttgaaaatttgggattttttttttttttttggtaataaagCTTTTGggtagacaattttttttagaatacctTATAATCTGTGCAATGCTAGGGAAATGGCTTATTAATATTGTAAAATTGAAGCAAAAAGTTAACAAAGTTATCATCAGGATGTTAAAGCGAGCATTGAAATAAAGAAACCAATATGAAGAAGCGAATACAAGGAAGATCAATTTTTTATGAGGAAAGTCAAAGAAAGATGAATAAATATAATCTTCTGAAATTGTTACAATTACTTTTGTTAATCTATTAATTAGTTAAGTAATCCACTCCAATGAGGTGCTCGCGGTAGATAAATTTTCACATAGAAGATTAATGGATTTGGCTTGCTTCCAAATCCATAAGGACTACTATCAATCAGTGAGGATTGCAAGATTGGAAAAGAATTCACCGACACCGATAAAGACTACGGTTAATCTTGCAATTCTCACCGTTTATTTAAAGCACATGAAATCTTCAATTATTTAATAACGGGAGGCAAGCCAAATCCAGAATAAATATAAACAGGCTTGCAATATGTCCAAAGCAGGTAATGTAAGCACTGGCATGACTAGAattctcttttgtttggttCCTTAAATTGATGATATGGTCAGATCATTATTGTTACACGACTCTAAGAACTCACTAGTATTGCCCTCTTTCCCTTTTACAAGCCCTTTCTAGGTACAGGGCAGACTGTATATCCAGATTTACAGGACTCCTagataagcaaaaaaaaaaaaaagataagcaACACAAGACCATTACACAGGGGCAGTAGAAAATTTACTCTCGTTTATCTTCTTCAAGATCTTCCCCAAGCCCATAGACAAGGTCTGTCGTACTGGACCCCTTCCTTTCCTTCTTTTCCAGCTTAACCGCAATATCCCCACTAGCCTTCATCCCACTGCTTGTCAAAGATATACCCTCTTCATCAAAGTCGTCTCCGGTCTCCTCTAAGTATGCATATCTACAAGTCCAATACCAAATTAAGAGCAGTGCCAGTATAATTATGTGATCATTtcctatttaaaattaaaactataagaaaagaaaggggaaaTGAATAAACAAGAACACTCCGGAAAGTAAGATCCAAAAAAATGATACTAGAGGACTcccatttttcaagttttttgtcacaaaattgaCAGTTTCTTGAAACTAGATTGTCTTAATGCTCCAAAATGAGGTTAAAATGCCTAGCAGGAAGTTCATTACATTActattataaattataacttATCCATTGAAGTCATGAAACTTGAACAAGAATTGAAACCATCAAGGACTGTCAGGAGAATGTTACTTAATTTTCTggttactcaaaaaaaaaaaagcccatcaCCACCCAAGAAGCAAGGGCAAGTAGAAGACACCAAAGAATAGTCAAGTGGCCATATCAAAGCAAATACCTAGTTGGGTTACGTGAAGGAGCCCAAAGGACACATATTACCACCAATAGAAAGTATGCAAGTAGAGTCCAGAACACTGGAATGATCCAAGCAATTTGCCACAGCTCACTCAATGGGTCAGTTGCATTGAAGTATAGCTGAGTCAGCACAAGTCAAATGAGATCTAGTCGTCAATATTCATTAAGATTCAATATGCAAATGAAAATACTAAATAATTCACCAAACTTCATCTACTGCTGCACCCTGTGGAATTGCAAACTATTTGGTCAACGGGAGTGTTACCTCAAAGCCAATCCAAGCAATAGAAAGCAGCACAGACACTGCAAGAGAATTGGTAAATTTCCGGTACAGCTCCAGTTTGGCCATATTTCTCCGCATCTGCATCCACAATAAACAGATAGAAGTGCAGAAAAATATTTCACATCATATATTGCACCAAGATAAAGGCATAATTTTCAATGATTTTATGCGGAAAAAGTATCTTGTTGCTAAGTAGTAGCATTAAAAACCATTGTACTTGCATATTCTTAAATTATACTGGCGACAACTGCGTATTTTATTAGGGAGAAGCACAAGCACGTACACATTCATCCGTTAACAACAATACACTTCATTACACAGACACACATATTTACATCACGTGCAGTTGAATAACATAATCTATCAATATCATATGCAACATAAAATAGACTGTGAAGGAATATCATCATTCATACTGAAGCAGCGAAAGCATGGATAGATGAACAGACAAAAGAGAATAATTACCTGAAGTTTCTCTAAAGTTCTTGATAATGATGAGAAAATCCACAGAATAAAGCACGAATCCAGGAAGGCAACAGGTAGGaccaaaaataactttttttttccagaaaaaTCGTTAATGTTTCCCAAATGTTCAACTAGCTCAAGTGCCTCAGTTGCAACAAAATATATTGCACCAAGACTAAGTACTTTAGAGGTTATACCGCCAAGTGTTGGCTTCACGACACCATAGCCCATTGATACCACCAAAAGAAGAAGGCGAGACAGAGTCTTCTTGACAGAACTAAAAGTTACAGCCCACAAAGTAATGCCCATTGGTCGGCTTCCAGTTAAATTGAAATTAACATATTCAAAATACCAGACAGCCATTTCACACATGCCTAGAGCAATTACAGCTGTAATATGGTAATGCAACTGTATAATATCCTTCCAGAACTGAACAAACCTTAGAAACCAGATTAGGCCAAGTGCAATATAAGCTAAAGACATGAAACCACAGAATGTCATCAAAGGAGTCATCTTGCCAGGTAAATAACCATTTGGGTTCCTCCACACAGTCCTTCCATTGATTAATGTACCCTTGAGTAGTGgattacaaaacataaaataaaggtaGTACATTCCGGTACTGTTTATTTCAACATGAAAATCCATTTTAGCTTCTGTATCATTTCCCTTAAAGAAGGTTTGAATACGTTTAGGCCACTCAGGATTATCCGGGTTCTTTTGTATAATAACCTCTCCCAGCTTGCAGGCTTCAGTTTTCGCAAGAATAGGGTCGCAGCATATTGCACTGGACTTTAGGAAAGATCCTCCGATTTTTTCCCTATCTTTTACCTCAAGTATGATGGCTTCCACCAACCCAGTGTTCTGCTGCATCGCATTTTGGGCGCTAGCAGACTCTTTTGGCCTCACAAAAATGATAGTTTCAGACCTGAGATTCCGTAGCCAGAGTGAGAATCCTCAATAAATAGATACCCAAGCAGTCCTCGATAAATGACCACCAAGTGCATTATAAGTTTGAGCACATATACGAGGATGTCAAAATCAGGAACCCATTATTTGACTAGTTAAAAGTAATCAAATTCCGCAGAGATCAGATTCTATGAAATCTATGATCATTATAGGTTCTAAACCACAATCAGATACATAAAAAATTCTTCTGGGTGAGAAAAATTTAACAATATCGAAGATGATATGCTGTAATGCTGCAATGAGTAACATAGCAGCCATAATGCTGATTAAAgctatataaaaaaatcaaccaaaaaaaaaaaaaaaaacaaaaacaaaaaaagagcgAGAAATTCATTTTccatagagaaaaataaagtcGCTTGATCGCATAATCTATTAAGATTATCAACTAATAGTTCGCGCCACAGAAGTTAACTATCAAAATtggcaaaaagaagaagaagaaaaaccctaaaaaacaaagCAGAGAAGTAAGCGGAAACATAGAAAAGCAGAAATTGATGGAATTTTGGGTAAATTAcgagaagaaagagagaaaaaattagaCCTGATGAAGGACTTGCCCTTGAGGGGCTTGTTGTCTTGGGAAGAGGATGAGGAGGAATTGTGAACCTTAGACGCGTAAAGGCCCTCACTGCCGCCATGGAAGAAGAAGGCGTTTGACTGAGGAGTAAACGGTTCGTATCTGTACTCGTGGATTGAAGCACTCACTCGGAATACGAGGAGCGAGTTGCACATGCATATTAGCCCTATCAAAAGCCCTAGCGCCATGCCCTTTCTCTGCGTCTCTCAGCGGATGGTGAAGGAAGGGACGAGAGATCAACTTTGACGAAGAAGCCCAGTTAGGATGATGAAAGTTACGTGGCAGGTTGGTACTATTAGTTTTCACCTGGGCTTGCAATTTAATCCGCAAACCCGGCACCAAATTTTAAGGTTAAGATTTAGGTTAAATAAGTTTGGATCATGACTAATTAATAAATGTGTCATTTCGAATTTGATATAAACGGATTTACGGGTCGACACGTTtatacaaattatttattttttaattttaattttaattttttaaaataaattttaagtttaacttaatttaaGATTGACAATTTAACTTACGATTTATGAACACGATATGTAGTTTTAGGTTAGGATTTAAGTTAAACAGGTTTGTATCATGTTAatgacccatttaataaatatGTTGTATTTGGGTTGGCATACAAAGAGGTTGGCGGGTTAATTGGATTGACACGAACCTGACATAGTGACACGTGAACCAGTTTTGCCCACCCTTGTTTTCACTGCTTTAAAACGGTGGCGTTTCCTTGACGGGCTGGCTAGTCTTACACGTCAAGCAGAGTCGCAGACCATCATGCTGTGGGTGTGCAGCCTGGGTGGGCTAGGGTGGCTGGGTCCACTTGGGCCATCAAAGTAGAGGAGCTCCAAAGAAACCAGGGATTCTAGTATAAATGTTATACAAAAGTAATCAgttttgcttgaaaaaaaaaaaaaaaaaaattactttttgttttttataagtacattgaaaaaataaaaattacaagaaacaaaCATAAGAATGGGGATCTTTACCACTGCCAAGTAGAATACACAGGAGAGGCCGAGAGGGgggaattttaaagttgatgcaTCTTATGTTATATATGatttcacatcattttttttaaaaaaagaaaaagtgttaaTATTGACTTCATGTACCCTGTTAGATGCATCAATTTTAAATCATAACCATTAACTAAGTACTATttagttcatttgaaattattaaggatataaattatgtgtgataaatgttgatttgtattttctaaattaagagatttaaatgatatttattaaccttaatttaagaaatatatttgtatttaaaatattttcaaattacatgtAAAACTTTATAAATAGAGGTGTGTACTTAAATTATATATCAATGAAAGATGTAGCTTATAAGactttaacaaaaataaagagtatCTCATGTTGTAAATCATTGTCCTCACAAAAGGGGGAGGTGAGTTACCCCCCACCCCCCGCCCTCCCCCCTCTTCTCTTTGTGAGGCACTGAGCAAAGACCAGAGAGGAGGGTATGGAGATCGACTCCTAAACCTTTCACGAGCGGTGGCGCGTAAGGAGAGGATCTAACCCTTCCTCCTACGTAGGGTGAATGATAAGCCCCGTGTCTCCACACAAAAGGCACAAAAGGGATGGTCTCCAATCTCCTTTGCAGAGGTGGACATATGAGAGATGGAGGAAGGGCAGCCTCCCATCTGGTGGAGGCTAGTCtccttttgtgttttatttttaaattctttgACAAATAACAAGGCATGTCTctacacttaaaaaaatatatataataagaaaaagaaaaagtatatgCTTTCAAATTGCTCCTATTATTTGTACAAAGCAACAGAAGAAATGAGAAgcttttttgaaaagtgttttacAGCTTGTTTTGAAAAGCCTATTAATGGTAGGTTACatttgaaaattagtttttCAAAACTTGGCCAAACAAACCATTACTTCAATCTTTATTCAAAGTTGTGGCTTTGTTTAGCAAAGCTTTTTCCTTAAACTTTGTAGTTGacgtagattgatgtgaaaaaataataataataataataaaaaaaagaatgtttaatattaaaaaatgaaaaaatgatatagaaaagtgaagaggtttttttgtagtgatttttttttttaataataatgaaaagtgaattatgtgatataaaaagtgaaaaaagttagGGAAAATTACCTTTGGCCCCTATGAACTACAACGCTTTGGCACTTTTCCCCCCATAAACTGCCGACTGTACTATTTTGCCCCcataaactatcattttgtgctcaaaacctctttccgtcagtcaaagccgttaactCAGACAGTCAACTTGTCACTTtggggttgtttgttaaaccccacCACACTGTTCATTATCCCACctcactattcacttcattttttctaaaaaaaacattattacttttatatcacataatttatttttttattactattcaaataaaaaaatcactacaaaacaaaattttttacacaacgcattgtcactttaacCGCATAagttaacggctttgactgacatAAGGGAGTTTTtgacacaaaatggtagtttatgggggcaaagtaTTACAATTGGCAGTTCATAGGGAGAAAGTGCTAAGGagtgttgtagttcatgggagcaaaatgtagtttctccaaaaaagttataatgttttgatgattttttaaaaaaatggtgattAGCAATAACGAAGGAAAATGAAAggttttgccaaacaaagccgtACATAATCTTCTAGCACTCCGGCAGCCAGCCCCAAAAGCAGTCAAGTTGAAATTTTGCTCTAAAAGGATGCCAATTAAAATAGTATATTAGGCAACAGCAATTTTGATAACCAATTTAAACCCGTTAGATAAGCAATTTGATAaggttatttatttcttataaatAATGATGAGATAATGTCATGACTCACTTTACATGAAACTAATATGTTAGTGGCCGGGCATCTTCCTTTTTCTACACACATTTCTTTAGTCCGATCGACGTCAATGCTCAATAGCTACAGAACCCaacctacatatatatatatatataataacaataataataataataataataccaccGATATATCAAGTATCTTCCCAACTCCAAGTGGGAAGTACGGGCATGAATCCAGGGAGATAGGCCCGCAGAAGATAACTCTTTGCttatttatcttaattatctagttattttcaaccaaaaattaGGCAATACCTTCAATTTGTCAGTGTGCATGCAATCTTACGCGACATTAGATAATGGCCAAAGCTTAATAGCAAATAAGGAATTCAAGATCACAATTAATTAGGTCGTATCCCTTCATTATACGACATCCGATCAAGAGTATGCCCTTGCTAGAGGATATAGATTAGACGCTACACTCCGACAGGGCATTGCCCTATCACCCGATGTTGAGTGTCTCTGAATCATTTGTCATTCATATAAAGAAAGGCATGCAATCCACACagataccatatatatatatatatatatatatatatatcccatcATCATTCTTGGGTTACACTCATCAGGCATTGGTGATTTGGAATTGTTGATCATGGGATCAACTGCATAAAAATAATTGTATTGCCAACTAATTCTTCATTAACAACCCCACTCTATCGGCCACTTCCTCTCTCTTATCTCTACAGAATTTCCCACGTCACGCCGAGATGCTACCGCTACGTGGCATCTCAATATAAGAAATCATGCATGAAATCAACTTCTGAAAAAACGGCTTTGCAACCCATTAAGAAACGTGATTCccgataatttttttttttttttacacaatggTTCCCGTGAATTGGTAATTTATAGTTGGCCAATTAAACACTTAGGCACCACTCCCAACTTTGGCCTAATCTACATTATATTTaagcattacaaatttttttgatatgaCTCGCAAATTCAATAtaaatttaacataaaattagtaaattatgtttatagtgtatgatccatttaattaaatgggttaagtTAAGATTGaccatatataatcttatattcataGTTTGATATAATCTGAATCTGACATACGAATACGAATTGTGATCgcctaattataaattatatataagtaTTAATTATCTTATTAAGTACTTGGCTTAAATGAAGCCAAGTAGATTCTTTGGGGATCACTATATTCTGTGGTGTGgtgcaaaataaaattgttattgTTGCGTAATGGGAAGGCAAGGCACGATATATTGAATAATAATGTTCCAATAGCTTTGAGTGGACAGTTTTAGGCATGCATGTTGCGTAGTGTAATGTCCACTCTGTGATTTCCACAAAAGAAACCACCCATTACAAAAGATGGAAAATGCAAGACCTCGTCAGCTAAACTTTTACAGAAGAAGAAATCATCATCACTTCTTGCTCGTTtggaagggtatttttatcttttcactttttgatgagacaaaaatactcatacattataactaactggatattattgaatttatttgaagtggagaggatcctaattccgAAATTCCTGCCTAGCTATGCCTTGATAAATAGGCTCCTTTGGCTACCAAACCATGTCTCTCTTGAAATTAAGATGGTAGCGGTGGCTTATTTGGACACCATCTTGGTCCCCCTCAGCCTCTTCCTCACCTTGGGCTACCATGCCTATCTATGGCATATCTTCAAGAACAAGCCCTGTAATACCACCATTGGAATCAACGCATTGAGGAGGACAGCATGGTTTCAAGACATCAAACAGGTAGATGACTAGAGATCGAGAATCacgttttttgtttgttttaatgaTATGATTTGCTAATTATATATTATGTAGGGTGG
Above is a genomic segment from Corylus avellana chromosome ca9, CavTom2PMs-1.0 containing:
- the LOC132191249 gene encoding vacuolar-sorting receptor 1-like, which gives rise to MLWGFCEGRFAVKTDSLRVTSPSSLEGVYPCAIGNFRVPQFGGSMVGIVAYPISNRKACKSFDGVDISFKSNLGGLPTFLLADRGDCYMALKAWNAQNGGVAAILIADDWIESLIMIATIAEDHFDYGQNLTLPTAFISKSFGDSIKKTLSSGEMVTINLDWTFWAKRLPHPHPRNMSMIPISTL
- the LOC132161634 gene encoding uncharacterized protein LOC132161634, with product MALGLLIGLICMCNSLLVFRVSASIHEYRYEPFTPQSNAFFFHGGSEGLYASKVHNSSSSSSQDNKPLKGKSFIRSETIIFVRPKESASAQNAMQQNTGLVEAIILEVKDREKIGGSFLKSSAICCDPILAKTEACKLGEVIIQKNPDNPEWPKRIQTFFKGNDTEAKMDFHVEINSTGMYYLYFMFCNPLLKGTLINGRTVWRNPNGYLPGKMTPLMTFCGFMSLAYIALGLIWFLRFVQFWKDIIQLHYHITAVIALGMCEMAVWYFEYVNFNLTGSRPMGITLWAVTFSSVKKTLSRLLLLVVSMGYGVVKPTLGGITSKVLSLGAIYFVATEALELVEHLGNINDFSGKKKLFLVLPVAFLDSCFILWIFSSLSRTLEKLQMRRNMAKLELYRKFTNSLAVSVLLSIAWIGFELYFNATDPLSELWQIAWIIPVFWTLLAYFLLVVICVLWAPSRNPTRYAYLEETGDDFDEEGISLTSSGMKASGDIAVKLEKKERKGSSTTDLVYGLGEDLEEDKRE